From Brachionichthys hirsutus isolate HB-005 chromosome 16, CSIRO-AGI_Bhir_v1, whole genome shotgun sequence, a single genomic window includes:
- the nup85 gene encoding nuclear pore complex protein Nup85, whose translation MEEVDVEPATTNIPAVGAGKHLGFAWGPGDILMYETHYKASDVSGASGSGCSFVHEVRKDEDIYSPILRKLFNESHHIFVGLQTIGDDLPSKNKKPQFVSISKNYRSVIRACMEELRQVAVSTKVAEVAMHHGNQLSILLAIELIWNLCEVLFIDAAPAGSLLLHLLDWVRLHKADVDEKAKQVLQSESPAEHRDYWDVVVSYVMQGRSEEARQMLVKQATLQPAAGSMYKLMDSLLGKMPFYNPGGNQTLTEFDVKWRHWHEEVDRCLQDNSFASNKHLEAICKILVGDEDTLLEHKELLSTWYHFLVTRLLFCHPTVKPIELHYYAQSCLTMFLDSRSVPEPLDSILLAAFEFDIHQVIKDCSIALSNWWFVAHLTDLLDHCKLLQSHNLHFGSNLREFLLLEYASGLFTHHSLWQLAVDYFDHCPEFGRVYLELQIERVPLETEHKALKVLRICERRQMPEQVRSICKIMAMRALRNNRLGSALSWSIRAKDAAFATLISERFLQDYCIKGTFSDLDLIDNLGPAMLLSDRLTFLGKYREFHRLYGDKRFREAAKLLLSLMTAKIAPRSFWMTLMTDALPLLEQKEVIFSAEQTHELMFCLEELTSSLNSTAPGTDRPMQGEDMETTNVELLRLALARNLAMAIVKEGTVEA comes from the exons AGCATTTGGGATTTGCATGGGGACCTGGCGATATCCTGATGTACGAGACTCATTACAAAGCATCCG ATGTTTCAGGTGCTTCAGGATCAGGATGCTCCTTCGTCCATGAAGTCAGGAAAGACGAGGACATATATTCCCCCATTTTACGCAAACTTTTCAACGAGTCTCATCACATATTTGTTGGCCTGCAGACAATTGGAGATGACCTCcccagtaaaaacaaaaaacccca ATTTGTCAGCATCAGTAAAAACTATAGATCTGTGATTCGAGCATGTATGGAGGAGCTTCGGCAAGTTGCAG TTTCTACAAAAGTTGCAGAAGTGGCAATGCACCATGGAAatcag TTGTCTATCCTGCTGGCCATAGAGCTGATCTGGAATCTGTGTGAAGTGCTTTTCATTGACGCCGCTCCCG CGGGTTCCCTGCTGTTGCACCTCCTGGACTGGGTGAGGCTACACAAGGCTGATGTGGATGAGAAGGccaaacaggtgctgcaaagTGAGAGCCCCGCTGAACACCGTGACTACTGGGATGTG GTGGTGAGCTACGTGATGCAGGGCAGATCGGAGGAAGCcagacagatgctggtgaaGCAAGCCACGCTACAGCCTGCTGCCGGGAGCATGTACAAGCTGATGGACTCGCTTCTCGGCAAAATGCCTTTCTACAAT CCTGGTGGAAACCAGACGCTGACAGAGTTTGATGTGAAGTGGAGACACTGGCACGAGGAAGTGGACCGCTGTCTGCAGGACAACTCGTTTGCCAGCAACAAGCATCTGGAGGCCATCTGCAAG ATCCTAGTTGGGGACGAGGACACGTTGCTGGAGCATAAGGAGCTGCTGAGCACCTGGTATCACTTCCTGGTCACTAGACTCCTCTTCTGCCACCCCACAGTCAAACCCATTGAGTTGCACTACTATGCGCAG TCGTGTCTCACCATGTTTCTGGACTCGAGGAGCGTCCCCGAGCCCCTGGACAGCATCTTACTCGCTGCCTTTGAGTTTGACATTCATCAGGTCATCAAGGACTGCAG CATCGCTCTCAGCAACTGGTGGTTCGTGGCTCATTTGACGGATCTGTTGGATCATTGCAAACTGCTCCAATCGCACAACCTGCA CTTTGGCTCCAACCTGAGAGAGTTCCTCCTGTTGGAATATGCTTCTGGTCTCTTCACTCATCACAG TCTTTGGCAGCTGGCCGTGGACTACTTCGACCATTGCCCAGAGTTCGGCCGCGTCTACCTGGAGCTGCAGATCGAGCGCGTTCCTTTAGAGACGGAGCACAAAGCACTGAAGGTGCTCAGGATCTGTGAGCGGAGGCAAATGCCAGAGCAAG TACGAAGTATCTGTAAGATCATGGCTATGCGGGCCCTGAGGAACAACAGACTGGGCTCTGCTCTGTCCTGGAGCATCAGGGCCAAAGACGCCGCCTTCGCCACCCTCATCTCAGAGAG gttctTACAGGATTACTGCATCAAAGGGACCTTCTCTGATTTGGATTTGATCGACAACTTGGGTCCAGCAATGCTTCTCAGTGACAGGCTCACTTTCCTGG GGAAGTACCGCGAGTTCCACCGGCTCTACGGCGACAAGCGGTTCCGTGAGGCGGCGAAGCTGCTCCTCTCCCTCATGACGGCCAAGATCGCCCCCAGAAGCTTCTGGATGACGCTGATGACCGACGCGCTGCcgctgctggagcagaaagaG GTGATCTTCTCTGCAGAACAAACCCATGAGCTGATGTTCTGCTTAGAGGAGCTGACCTCGTCGCTGAACAGCACAGCTCCCGGTACAGACAGGCCCATGCAG GGCGAAGACATGGAGACGACCAATGTGGAGCTCCTAAGACTCGCGCTGGCTCGGAATCTGGCTATGGCTATAGTCAAAGAGGGAACTGTGGAAGcatga
- the mrps7 gene encoding small ribosomal subunit protein uS7m, protein MAASISGLLKPWTPSVFLVRWSRYNPYYLEPEVRKEVYDKAKTEQSAEENEQMALKAISPIKAATAGVSSSVFYDPVLSKFINMMMKHGNKVLSREIFTQTLESLKRTQVEKYHKAPREKKDDIECNPYAIFHQALENCKPVVGLISVQKGGKSYQVPVPLTDSRRRFLAMKWLITECRENKHRRTHMYDKLSQELLAAYAKEGNVIKKKHEIHKMAESNRAYAHYRWW, encoded by the exons ATGGCTGCTTCCATCTCAGGATTATTAAAACCTTGGACGCCCAG CGTGTTCTTGGTGAGATGGAGCAGATACAATCCCTACTATCTGGAGCCAGAGGTCAGGAAGGAGGTGTACGACAAAGCCAAGACAGAGCAGAGCGCTGAGGAGAACGAGCAGATGGCGCTCAAAGCGATCAGTCCCATCAAAGCAGCAACCGCCGGAGTCTCCAGCTCTGTTTTCTACGACCCAGTCCTCAG TAAATTCATCAACATGATGATGAAACATGGAAACAAAGTTTTGTCCCGAGAGATCTTTACACAG ACCTTGGAGAGCTTGAAGAGGACTCAGGTGGAGAAGTACCACAAAGCTCCAAGAGAGAAGAAGGACGACATCGAGTGTAACCCCTACGCTATTTTTCACCAGGCTCTGGAAAACTGCAAGCCTGTGGTTGGGCTGATCAGCGTACAGAAGGGTGGAAAGTCCTACCAG GTCCCCGTCCCTCTTACGGACAGCAGACGCCGCTTCCTTGCCATGAAGTGGCTAATCACAGAgtgcagggaaaataaacacagacgCACGCACATGTATGATAAACTTTCTCAGGAACTCCTGGCAGCATATGCAAAGGAGGGTAATGTTATCAAGAAGAAGCACGAGATCCACAAGATGGCAGAATCCAACAGAGCCTACGCTCACTACCGCTGGTGGTAG
- the gga3b gene encoding ADP-ribosylation factor-binding protein GGA3 — protein MAYQEEESLESWLNKATHPTNRQEDWEYIIGFCDQINKELEGPQIAVTLLVHKIHSVQEWEALQALTVLEACMKNCGRRFHNEVGKYRFLNELIKVVSPKYMGDSHPDKVKMKIVEMLYSWTVAFPNEAKISEAYQTLKRQGLVTRDPELPLDRTLIPSPPTRPKHPVFDNEDMGKLLAELLRSKNPEDLQEANRLIKNMVKEDEARVHKASRRSHALEEVNINVKLLTEMLSHYDKDSSTDSDKEIIKELYERCDKLRRGAFKMATETEDNDASLGDILQASDDLSRVINAYKKVVEGQPINGDSEEPRSTAGQTETTDTLIDLAGLDTPSPPKPAAPPLQSSDLFSTNPTYFSVPVLPPPPPTCLIVSSGSQSSSPSHPPLDKASTALSLLDDELLSLGLNDPPTSLSAQSKPKLDELPNHWSSLQAHTSSVDVFGSAAYSGPVVVPAEPAAAASTSLKNLQDLAMMGFSGPSSQMTATGNTFGIPAAAHGLKPGQGSPSFLQRPMPGSPGLTHAKVQSLGSAPGTPTFSSLSPCHPPLQGSPARATDISLSSFHVPLEAIKPSKVLPVTAYDKDGVRMLLNFASDCPPGRPDVLVMVVSLLNTAPLPVHNVLLQAAVPKSMKVKLQPPSATDLAPFNPILPPASITQIMLLANPAKEKVRLRYKLGFALGDRLCNDVGEVDQFPPQDAWGHL, from the exons ATGGCGTACCAGGAAGAGGAGTCGCTGGAATCATGGCTCA ATAAAGCCACGCATCCAACAAACAGACAGGAGGACTGGGAGTACATCATCGGCTTCTGTGATCAGATCAACAAGGAACtggaagg TCCTCAAATAGCTGTAACACTGCTCGTTCACAAAATCCACTCAGTCCAAGAATGGGAAGCTCTTCAGGCTCTGACA GTATTGGAGGCATGCATGAAGAACTGTGGGAGAAGGTTTCATAACGAGGTcggaaaatacagatttttgAATGAGCTGATTAAAGTCGTGTCTCCAAAG TACATGGGTGACAGTCACCCCGAcaaggtgaagatgaagattGTGGAGATGCTGTACAGCTGGACGGTGGCTTTTCCAAATGAGGCCAAGATCAGTGAAGCGTACCAGACCCTGAAAAGACAGG GCCTTGTGACACGTGACCCAGAGTTACCTCTGGACAGGACGCTGATCCCTTCTCCCCCCACGCGACCCAAGCATCCGGTGTTCGACAATGAAGACATGGGAAAG ctgcTTGCTGAGCTTCTCCGTAGCAAAAATCCAGAGGATCTCCAGGAAGCCAACAGATTAATCAAAAACATGGTGAAGGAG GACGAGGCTCGGGTGCATAAGGCTTCTAGACGTAGCCACgcactggaggaggtgaacaTCAATGTCAAGCTGCTGACAGAGATGCTGTCCCACTACGATAAAGACAGCTCCACTGACTCGGACAAAGAGATCATAAAG GAACTCTACGAACGGTGTGACAAGCTGAGGCGCGGCGCTTTCAAAATGGCCACGGAGACGGAAGACAACGACGCCAGTCTGG GAGACATCCTCCAGGCCAGTGATGACCTCTCCAGGGTCATCAACGCCTATAAGAAGGTCGTTGAGGGGCAGCCCATCAACGGGGACAGTGAGGAGCCTCGATCTACGGCTGGTCAGACCGAGA CCACGGACACTCTGATCGACCTCGCCGGCCTTGACACTCCAAGCCCCCCGAAACCTGCCGCCCCTCCACTCCAGTCTTCAGATCTTTTCTCCACCAATCCCAcatatttttctgtccctgtccttcctcctcctcctcctacatgCCTGATTGTCTCCAGTGGCAGTCAGAGCAGCAGCCCGAGTCATCCTCCCCTCGATAAGGCCTCCACTGCACTGTCTCTCCTCGATGATGAGCTGCTGTCTCTAG GACTGAATGACCCACCTACCTCTCTGAGCGCCCAATCAAAACCCAAGTTGGATGAGTTGCCCAATCATTGGTCTTCTTTGCAG GCTCACACATCCAGTGTGGACGTGTTTGGCAGTGCAGCTTATTCAGGTCCAGTCGTGGTGCCGGCtgaaccagctgctgctgcctcaacCAGCCTCAAGAACCTGCAAGACCTGGCTATGATGGGCTTTTCAGGCCCCAGCAG CCAGATGACAGCCACAGGAAACACATTTGGGATTCCTGCAGCAGCGCATGGCCTCAAACCTGGGCAAGGCTCGCCGTCTTTTCTACAGCGTCCAATGCCCGGCTCTCCCGGTCTGACCCACGCCAAGGTCCAAAGCCTGGGCTCGGCCCCAGGCACCCCGACATTCAGTTCTCTGTCCCCCTGCCACCCTCCCCTCCAGGGTAGCCCGGCCAGAGCCACAGACATCTCCCTGAGCAGTTTCCATGTCCCTCTGGAGGCCATCAAACCCA GTAAAGTGCTTCCTGTTACGGCCTACGATAAGGACGGTGTGCGCATGCTCCTCAACTTCGCGTCTGACTGTCCCCCTGGCAGACCCGACGTGCTGGTAATGGTGGTTTCCCTGCTAAATACCGCCCCTCTACCTGTTCacaatgtgctgctgcaggctgctgttCCAAAG TCAATGAAGGTGAAGCTGCAGCCTCCATCGGCAACAGACCTGGCACCATTTAACCCCATCCTCCCTCCAGCCTCCATTACCCAGATCATGTTGCTAGCCAATCCAGCAAAG GAGAAAGTGCGTCTGCGCTACAAGCTGGGCTTCGCGCTCGGAGACCGCCTGTGCAACGATGTCGGAGAGGTCGACCAGTTCCCGCCGCAGGACGCGTGGGGTCATCTATAG